Sequence from the Helianthus annuus cultivar XRQ/B chromosome 13, HanXRQr2.0-SUNRISE, whole genome shotgun sequence genome:
TAGATTTCGTTTAATACCGCCAAATAGAAGGATTCCGTTTAAATTGAAAAGAAGACAGTTTCCTCTCGCCCTATGTTTTGCCATGACGATAAATAAAAGTATAGGACAGTTTTTATGTAAAGTTGGTTTGTTTCTAAAAGAATCGGTTTTTTTACACGACCAACTGTTGTGTCATCTATGGTAAAAAATTCACTTATGTAAATTTTTGTAGagaatataaatttaaataatttataaatttGTATCCTTAAACCCGTGTAGTACACGGGTCTAATAATATAGTAAGCTAAACTTGGAATATTATTGTAAATCGAGAAATAAAgttagtaattttttttttgaatggctaacgTTGCAAATAAAGTTAGTAATATACTTTCATGTTTTTAGATGAAATCTAGGTACAAATTCTAATTCATTACCCAAGAAAGGGGAATGGGATCTAATTCTTCCAGGATATTAGCTATATCAATAAAGTAAATTCTTCCCTTGCAAATATACATCTTTTAGGCTTTGGCATAGCAAGATACTCCTtatcttttataatactttttagATTTAATTTGTAATTTCTTTTATCAaacattattattttatttttattattccatatataaataagcaaGTTTTTTTGTGCAtaaccacttgtaccttgtgctttgAGACTTTTGCATATTGCCGTTTGATTGGCCCGTCGCAgcacatctatttttctccgtttaacAAGTTCGACCAACGCGCGAGTCctggattgacttagttattttttttcaatgttttacgtttcggtttaatttctctaCAACGAGCGTTCGTGagtcaaagattttacgtctgctttttgCTCGACGTtattttttcgtttttatttaatttgtttttacgagcttttccggtgttggtggtcgctgacagtattatagcattggtactacttgacacagttttatattttgatttttttatatttcatattatttcttgtatcacacataataaatataaattttgatatgAATACATATAACCCTAATATGAACTATGCATacgaaattttaaaaaaatataacatcaCTCATTTTAAATGATGCGTTTACGAAGTAagattttttttagtaaacttccgttttgctccctgtggtttggtcactttaacggttttgctccaaacctttaaaaatagccattttactccctgatgttttggttttgtttccagtttgctccctgcggggagcaaaatggaaaaacaaacaatttggatggagtgaGATGCgaggagcaaactggcaaaaaaccgaaacatcagggagtaaaatggctatttttaaaggtttggagcaaaaccgttaaagtgaccaaaccacagggagcaaaacggaagtttactcttttttttaatataaaaggATTAGTGtattttatttcaaattaataTTTTGTTATTTTAAAAACTGTTATCAAAGTAGAAGATGGAATGGAATTAGTTCATTATCTATCTGagattatatatatgtatatgtatatgtatagaGGCAAGTTAACGTACAATGGCTCTTATCGTACAAAATGTACGCGATCATCCCAGATGTACGATCCGGTGTGAATTCACTCCTGAACATGTGATTTGTGAAAAtgataataacaaattataaacaTGATGAGGTTTGGAATTTTTTGTTACATCAAATAGTGATGGATGGATGTATATATTTTTGGTTATCCCATCTTGTTTTAAtaagtatgtttttatttattaaagtAGAGGTATTATATTAAAGTATAGGTAAATAGATAACTATTATTAAGAATATTGAAAAGATATAATCATGAATAtaagattattttaatatatatatatatatatatattaaattcaatcatttaaTAGTGTTTATATTAATTTACTTGTTATTTATTATGATTGAGATAAATGATAAATTGACACATGGTCTTTTAGtgaaattttattataaaaaatgccatgtggcattaaagGGAcctttttattagtattagattctTGAATCGTGTTCGGGCTATAAATATGGTTCGCTATCGTGTCCGATCATGAAAAAAATAATGTTAATAACATGTAAGTTTCTTAACTCTTCGGTTCATAAACTGTTAATCTCTTCAAACTGTCAGAGTTAGTTGTAATAAAACCATTTTATCATTTAAATAGgttagggtttgctattcagaaatgggtagcggcgcagcttgttgctcgcttacctgcgaTATTGATGTAATTCGGCCGGTTCACGTATAATATAAAATTTAACAAgtgttttaataaaaaataaataaatgaaaaataaataCATGTCTCTAAGGGGAGGCGGGGTGGTTCTTTGTTTGCACGTGATGGCACTTTATAACGAGTGATGGAAATGAACACACCACCCCCACCTCTCAATTTTCACGCGTGGAACTTAATTAGCGTGATAAACTTCACGGGTTATGGCCTATTCTGTGATAAatggatgtgagggggtgtgagTGTTTATTGTtaggtgttgtgagtgatgaccattgccactaaaaaagattgagtgatggaataatggttgaggACATGatggaacttgattggatgttgtgagtgatggaatttttGCAAGTGATAACCACCCCTCCCACTAACGGGGCAATTAACTTTATATAAAGTCTAAACAAATGGCCTGCTTCACTAATCCACAAGCTACTAAAACATGAGTATCTGAGATGGAAATGGCGGCAGATTTAGGTGATAACTAAAACAAAGTGACGGTTACAAATGTTTTATGGAAAAGCATTAATATTTAACTATGGGACAACGAAATAGTTGACAGTGACAAATACATAAACTTATATTTGGAAAATGGAACTACACCTGGAGAAAATCACCAATATTCCTAGCCGAACTAAGCGAACCTTTAGCAGCAGCCGTATACATGGCAGTATTATCATCAGGGTGTTCATTAGCGTCAACAATTGCAAGGAGTGCAACCACACATGCATAGTCCATGTTAGGTTGGATTGTGACCGTGAACTTGTCCGCTGCTTCGTACTTCTTCTTTGATTGCGGTTTATGAATCTACAAGATGGATAAGTCACAACACTAATTAGGTTCTCTATGAGTTATATGTAACATTGAAGATAACCAAAATTTATGTTAACTACCCGTGccatttctgatgaagaatttccccTATAAATTGTGAAGTTTCCCTTCGACCAGCTCCCTTTGATCCTCAAATCACAAACATCGTTGCTTCTCATTTTGTTTGCCAACATCATGCTAATATTGGTCTTAAGCTGGATCATATTTTCGTTTTTTGCGGTAAATATCATGTCCGAATCAGATTTACTTTCACCCTTGAATACATTCCATCTGCTATGCGTACTACTTAATTGCTGAAACAAAATACAGTCCATTAGAGATACATTTGAATGTGAATGTATTATTTATATGTATAattagtattaagcccctgcgttgcggCGAGGGCGTAAAACCGTGTCAAGTAGCACCAATACAACACCACCGTCAGTGACCACCAACACCGAAAACTcgtataataaaaataaatagaaGAATTTGAAAAAAAGAATGAAAgtagacgtaaaaacgttaaacgaTGCGcatgaaacgtaaaacatagaaaacaataaCTAAGTCAATATAGAACCCGTGGGTTGTGGCGGAGCCGCTAAACCGGAAAAAAAGTGGAGTAAACACGTTGAACCATATATCTCATTGCGGCGGTTTTAGTCGCAAAatttagaccgaaacgtaaaaggaaaaatatataataattgaAAAGTATAAGGGAttaaagttaaaagtaaaaaagtgtTAGATTAGATTGTAAAATCTGTCATAGTGttggggttaaaagtaaaaaactaCGGATAACAAAAAGTGTGTACAACCTATCATAGATAAATAACGGATGGGTCGAGCCAGGTAATTGGTCAGAATAGGCCGAATTTTAGTGGGTTCACTTTGTTTTTGTTAGAAAGTGTCATTTTAGAATGAAAGTATCAAATGAATGAagtgtaaaaataaataaataataaagatATTAAATAGTAACAACATGTGGATGATTAGTTTTCTTGCAGATACACTTGAAATTCAAGAAAGAAAAGTCAACTTTACAAGAGGAAGAAATGGTTGTCTTCAGGTTGTGTTTACTTTCGGGCTTTTGTAGATGTGGTAAAATAACATGATTAGACGGGTTAGATAATGGGTCAAAACTCGTCATTTTTGTACACGGTTAACCCAAAACGCTTATTGTCTAATTTTAAATAACTAGAAAATATATGCATTCGTTTGAGCTTATTCATTTGGTAAGAATAAACGTGCAATGTCCAACCGCTAATTCATTTtccaatattttttttattaaaggcTTCTCTTTTGGTTTTCTATGCAAGCGTTTGATTTAGCTTTAGGATTTTAATATATTTATTCGCCGTAAAAAATATAATCATTTTGTAGCCTGCTAATTTTAgtactccctccgtcccattaaaaatgtcctattttgaattttcaaagtctttatttataaactttgaccttaaataattttgtttgcgTTAGATAATatttgatgaaagttatatgattgaagtgtgttttacaagtgtttttattggattaattttcatcaagttttatataacacaaaaatatataattaaagtcaaagtttataaataaagactttgaaaattcaaaatatgacacttttagtGAGACGGAGGTAGTAGTTGTTAATTTGGTTTTAGGTTTTAAATTTTGATGAAGATTAAAGTGACATTTCAAAATATTGTTTGCTTTATATGTGTATTGCACATTAATTATTTATTCATTTGGTATATGACGAAACCAAGTACATGTACTTAGAAATGGTGGTTTGGAAACCATTGCATATATAGAGGATAGTAATCTAATTTAAGTCAAATGGTTGAAGAGCAAAATAAAACATACCAAACACAAGCAGTTAGCTGCTTATTTACTTTAAttgttatattttatattatatttgcGTATAGCACATTTAAtggtaaaattaaaataaaatattaaatgttGTATTATTTAAAGATTTATATATTGTTTATAGCTAGATTTGTGAACTATGATAGCAATCTAACTTTTACCTTATTTAATGGAATATTTAAtttcatttataaaaaaaatatatttacttatGATTATATATTTTacattgttcaacccgtgtagcACACGCGTAATCTAGTTCCCTGTACACAAAGTATCATCCATCAATAGTGTTGTTTCAATTCTTCTTTAAATTCTTTCACATTTCAATGTCGATTTCAGCAGAAAAAGCTCAAAAACAAATGACGGAACAACTATGATTTAAGAAGTAGAAGCTTAAACTTACCTTCTGGAGCATCGCGATGGGCTTGTCGTTAACGTCAAGTAGCACGGACTGATAATGGGTGAATGTGTCGCATGGTTGTACTTTGAGCATGATTTTATGATTAATATTAGATATCACAAGGTTTCTACCAGGATAACTATCGACTATAATTTCAAGTGGTTCCTGTGTAACGAACTGAGGACTGATGACAGAAAATGGAGGGAATACAGGTGCACCACTAGGTTGAGCCATCATCACAAGCAAACACTAAGATTGTAGTTCTATGCAGGTATGCAAGGAGTAGGAGCTGTGTGAAGGCTTTTAACATGATATTCATTGACCAACAAGTTGACTACATCCACATGTGCGTAGTGCCTAGTGGACTGTCAAtataatcttttcttcaacttgATACTAGATATTTAGTTATAATATTTATGATTTATGTATTTCTCAGGCGCCATAATTGACTACTTGCTTGTAATGAACGTGAAGCATTTGTCATCAAGTGAAATACTTCTTAATTTCTGTAATGTATAATACAACGGTCGTTATAATGTTGTTGGCCGCTGGACCCAGGAAGAATGGGCTGCGGTATTTCATTTATGGGATTGATCAtcatgtattattattattactatatattaattaaccagttattattattattactattattattattattaaacgaaccaaaatgaaaatatatattttcaatacttttattattttaatattatattaataattattttctttactttttaactttaatctttttttaatttcaggggttgggataagtttggtgtcaaccgatatcgaaccagtactggtatcgaaaataccggtacagTCCTGTTctgtatcagtacatgaaggtaaaaaccggcactaatacagaaaacgccaaaagttagtggcgaattgatattggaaatcttttggttcgggaaattcagtccggctacccggtaccatttgctcatccctgatcacggttaccgtacgaacaacggtatcgtacaactttttttgttgattttattcaactttaatttttttgatttttagtttcaggggtagggatgagctcggtgccaactgatacacaatcggtactgataccgaaaataccggttacggtaccagtatatgaaggtaaaaaacggtagtgaatcggtaccaggaacgccaaaagtcgttaccgaattggtacttaataTCTTTCGATTCGGCATATTTGGTACCGGTAtccagaacaatttgctcatctctgaccaagtgtttcatacgaacaacatggttaccatacaacttttttggttgattttctttcgattatcttttagtgtttttttctacattttctttttatttttgttaaaagTTCTGTTCGCAACAcactcgtagtgatttcaaaacaactgtaaacacagactaaataccAAAAGAAATTCACTACAAGGTGacgaacttctttaaacctagtttTTTTAATGGCAAAGATGCACACCCTCTAAaagttattttaataaaatattcgACACCTTGGAAATTAGTGTGACAACGAATTAATAAATTGAGCGACTGTGATTTTAATGTTTCAGGAAAACTTCGGAAAACACTATTCATTTCCATTTGTTTGTTAACTATTAgaccatccgtagtcataaagcccctttgtgggcgttatgcgacacgtgtcgtgccacgtcacacaggggctttatggggcgttatgccacttgaggccgtagtcataaagccacTACCTCATCATTACTCAGTtaattaattttcattttttttaattaagttcCTATAAAACCCAGCTTAACATCCAAAAGTTTGCCCTTTCTTCCCCACATCAGTAACATCCTCAACCAAAATAATCTACACCAACAACACCAAACAAACCAATCAACACTTACCCACAAACCAATTCCCCCAAATCATCATCAAAACGTGCAGACTGTACCTTTCTTGTTTTCTTGGCTTTCTTTTGAGCAAAAACCACAAAGGTTGAAGCTTTATCGGAAATCTGCTGCTCCGATCATCTTCTCCGATCACTTCATCGGAGATTCCGATGACCTTCACGCCGACGTCTTCTTCTTCACTTCATCGGACCGACAAGGTTGGCCGGTGAGATTGGCGTGATTGGTCTGATTTTTGAAAAGCTCCAGCTTCGCGCCGCGAAGAGGATAACGCCGACTCCAAAATTCTACCCCATAGCGCCCCCTGTTTCGGTGTGGGCCGGCGCTATGGGGCGCCATAGCTGATTCCGGCGTGATGTCCCGCCCACTACGGATGCTCTTAGAAGGTGATCATTCCTGAATAACAACTTTTAGATCAATTCATATATTAACACTAATCATTCTTAGTTAAATGCTCACGTATAATATCATTGGAGGATCATCTTCTTGCCACAATTGAAGATGTTGAAAACCCAAACATATGAGAGAGAAAACTTTTTAGAAAGAGGAGACTAACATGTGATGATTTtcttgtatatatgtatatatattgcTTACTGATGACTTATCGACCTACTACTACGTGATTTACTTTAGAAAACTTTGAAAACATATGAGGTAGACCAACGTATGATGATTTTCTTGTATATACGCATATATGTTGCTTACTGATGACTTATCGACCTACTGCTACGTGATTTACTTACCCGTTTTTCGTCTACCTGTCTGTTGGTTGTTTTGGAGCCGGGGGTCTCTCaggaagcaacctctctattctTGAATAAAGGAAAGGTTTGCCTACATCCCACCTCCCCCAGACCCTACCAATAGttctgctatttgtgggatttactgggtatggttgttgttgttagaAAGAGGAGATTTTCGCTTATTTTTTTCTCTTTAAGAAATTATGGTCAGAAAGAATCCGTGTGTCACTATTCGATGTATCAAATTGAGCGGCTATGATTTTagatatttttggaaaaataaagAAAACACTATCCATTAGGGATGAGCAAAATGGACCCGGTATTGAACCGAACTGGTACGgataccgaatttaccgaacGGGGTACcttttcggtaccgacttttgacattttcggtaccggttcggtaccggtccggTACGGTACTGGTTCGGTACCAGTATTTActggtttttaccctcaaataccggcaccgaaccgtaccgtaccggatatattcggtaccggtaccggtacgcACTTTTGAGGATTTTTGATACCGGTACTTTCGGTTCCGATACCGGTCGGTACCAAGCTCATCCCTACTATTCATTCACGTTTGCTTGTTAactattattatcattattaattcattaattaatataattatattatattgaATAACTATTATTCTTAGatattttgtaaaataaaatatgatgttttactATACTTTTTAAGTtgattataattataattataatatcaTTCTTGATTCGCTTGATGATTGGATTATAAGGCTATTGGTTTGCTTTCTAGTCTGAGCTTAAGAAAATATCTATATATAAATTAtctatatatagggtaaggatagtgtaaaaagagattaaagtgtgagaagtatattataacactatatataatattatataacaccatataaacaccgtataacaatatgtaacaccatataacactatgtaacactatatatcattatataacaaatataacactatacatctatcatagacatgctatcagacaaactatagtgttatatttgttatataatgttatatagtgttacatagtgttatatggtattatatggtgttatatattgttatacggtgtttatatggtgttatatagcattatatatagtgttataatacacttctcacactttgagcacttttttaCAGAATCCTCTACCTCTATATATAATAGAAGAGAACATAAATAGTAATTATTTTTCTTATGGTGTTTTTACATTTAATGTAATTGTGTAAACTTTCATTTGCACTTCAAGTAGTTTATTGATTGTATTCTATTTCTTTTACTTTAACTAAATTACTTTTCTACCACAAACTTTAATAAAGTTACAGCTTTTAAACTTTAATAAAGCTAGTATATATTCAACGTCTTCTACGTTTTAGGTCAAGCGAGTTACGCGAGTCCTGTTTTTTTTTATCATCGTTCAGTTAGCACTGTCTTACGCCTCCCCCCCACCCCACCCTCAAACACTGGTAATAAAAGATGACTTGTGTGTCATGCTAATGTGTGCCATTAGCTTTTTGCTAACATACACAtgttttctttagtttttttAACGAACGCGTTAATACagttttgtatatatattttttaactatttttttttctatAACAAGTATGCTGGTGTATTTTTTTGAGTTTATTTTCTCAATGCACACGCCGATACTCATTTGGGCATATATTTTAGCTCTTCTTTTTCTTTGCTATAACGAGTGCACCGAAACCAACAGAGTTTCTATTGTTTACCTTTATTTACTTTGTTATTTTAGTATTGTTTGAccttttcttattttttttttgatcTTCCAAGTTGAGTTACGATAGAAATAGAATGATACATTTAGATATTATTTTGTTTAGTTTTACAAATATTCATTAGTTGTCATGGTGTGCTATACGTCCTGAATTCCAATCACATCCCAACGTAACGTGCGGATGACTACGACCTTAGTTATTGTTAATAGCAAGTTTTTTTTAACTCTTCCATTGATAATTTAACTGTTAATCTCTTCAAACTTATGCTTTCGATTTCAAAGACATTTTGGAGATACACAACTTCTCACGTCTTTGCAAGAAAGAAAAGAGCATCATTAAAGGTTTGGTGATGATTTCGTGTTGGTGTATTTGGAAAGGAAGGAATGATCTGGTTTTCAAGTAGACTAGACGAAGTTCGCTAGATATTCTAGGAGAGGTTAATCGAGGGGTTATGGGTGGGTTAGAAATAGAACCTCATGTAAATATATTAGTTGGGGGGATTGGTGTAAATACAcgttgtatatgttgtaattggTGGCCCTTTGCCCGTTTAGGTCGGGGGTGTTGTTTTTGTTGTTTGGCCTTTTGCTCGTTTGGGTCGGAGGTGTGTTTTCTAATgaagtttacttttcaaaaaaaaaaaaagttgtaataAAACAATTTTATCATTTAAATAAATATGTCTATAAATGGGGCAATTAATCCACTAGTCCACTTGAGCATCAGAGATGGAACTGACGACATATTTAGATGATCACTAAAAACAGATTGAAGGTTCCAACTTTAATAGAATACACATGATTTATGGGAAAACATTAATATTTAACTATGAGACAACAAAATAGTTAACAACGACACATAAATAAACTTATTTTTTGGTAATGAAATTACCAACAGTATCTATAGTATTCTCATAAGATTTAATCTTAGCTGCAGCACCTATCAGAGTCGGGTTTTCTTCATACTCAACAATTGCAAAAAGTGCAACCACACATGCATAGTCCATGTTAGGTTGGATTGTGGCCGTAAACTTGTTCGCAGCGTACTTTGTGTCTTGCGGTTTATGCATCTACAAGATCAGTAAGTCACATTAATGAGGttcaaaataagttttatgtaatATTGTAGATACCAAAATTGTTCTTAACTACCTGTGCTACTACTGTTGAAGAATCTCCCTTATAAATTGTGATGTTTCCCATAGACCAGCTCCCTTTAATCCTTAAATCACAAACATCCTTGCTTCTCATTTTGTTTGCCAACATCATGATAACATTGGCCTTAAATTTCATCGTTTCGGTTTTTGCGGTAAATATCATGTCCGAATCGGATACACTTTCACCCTTGAATACATTCCATCTATTATGCAAACTAAAAGCCTGAAATTTAACAAAATATAGTCTATTAGAGATATATTTAAATGTGAACAAGTGATTTTTAAAAGAATTTTGAGAATTTTTTAGTTGGAAAATTTTGAGTTGTGAAAGCCATATGAATGAGAAGTAGTAGTGAAATTTTTGAGAATCATGAGAAGTAGGAGTTCTCAAGGTTATAATGTTGATGATTTGGGTGGATATAAAAGGATATTTAAAAGCACTACACGATATGTCTTTACAACGCGAGTATAAACACTGAGCTGGATGTCCAGACTGTAGAAAAATGTGGCTTTATCAACAACAAAATTCGAGTACATGGTTGTTGCTGAAGCACGCAAACAACTAGTTGCGTTCAAGACTTATCTTCAAGAATTCGATAAGCAGCAGTCTAATACTCATTATACAATGACAAAGAGAGTGTAGTGAGACTTTCCAAGAATCCAATCGATCTATTGTGGGAAGACATCGGGATGAGGTATCATTTCGTGAGAGGATTGATCAATAAAGGAACAATCAGTTTGAAGAATATCTCGGGTGCTAAGAGCAGTACAAGTCTACAGTGTTGGATAAGCTAAAGCGTTGCCAAGAATAATGTTAAGAAGACCAGGGTAATTAGGGACATTTATTAAGGTGGATTTTCATTACAGAAGTACACTAGAGATGGTGTAGTTGTTGGTTTGAAGACaacaagtgggagattgttggagaTATGTTATCTTCAGCCCACATTTGGGCAGCCAAAAATTCTAAGGAGCAAGGGGAAGGGTTTGGCTGGGCCTAACCTCAATGGCTCAGTTTGCTTAGTATCTTGTTTGGCAAGTTTTGCTAGTCTATATATAGATCTCATGTACTTGTAATCATTGATCACTACTTAATGGGAGCACAAGATTATGTGCAACCTGATATTGCAGCTGTGGTGGAGGTTTGTTGACGTAGAGGCTCTAATAAATAACTTCTAACTACACATGTCACAATTATACGAGCACAAGATTGTTTTTCCTGCTTCTCTTATTTTACTTGTTCTATAAACCTAAATAAGTAACCAACTAACTATATCTTATCCTAAATTATCGTTTTTTAAATAACAACTAttaaatatgtaatttttttttccaaCCGGTTTAAAAAACTGGCTTCTATCCTACTTTCTAAAAAAAAGAGATTGGTAGGAGTTATTCTCTATACATAAAGTATCATCTATCAGTATTATTGTTTCAATTATTGTTTCACATTTCGATCTCGATTTCAGCAGCAAATATCAAAAACAAATCATGGAACAACTATGATTTAAGAAGTAGAAGCTTAAAGTTACCTTTTGGAGCATCACGATTGGCTTCTCATTAGCGTCAAGTAGCGCGAGCTGTAAACGGTTGGTCTTACATTCTTTTACTCTGAACATGATTGTATGATTAGTATCAGTGATCATAAGGTTTCTACCAGGATACTTCTTGACTATAATTTCAAGTGGTTCTGGTGTAACGAACTGAGGACCGATGACAGAAAATGGAGGGAATACAGGTGCACCACTAGGTTGAGCCATCATCACAAGCAAACACTAAGATTGTAGTTCTATGCAGGTATGCATGGAGTAGGAGCAGTGTGAAGGCTTTTAACATGATATTCATTAACCAACAAGTTGACTACATCCACATGTGCGTAGTGCCTAGTGGACTGTAATCTTTAACTTGATACTAGATATTAAGTTATAatatttttgatttatttatttctcAGGCACCATAATTGACTACTTGCTTGTAAAGAACGTGAAGCGTTTGTCATCAAGTGAATTTCGAATTCTTTAATTCTGTAATGTATAATACAACTGGTATAATGTTGTTGGCCGCCGGACCAAGGAAGAATGGGCTGTGGTATAAGTAGCAAGTAGGAAATTTCATTTATGGGATTTGatcaatatatttttttaatggcAAAGATACACACCCTCTaaaattattttaataaaatattcgACACCTAGGAAATTAGTGTGATTCATAATTTGCTTCTTaaataaaaatcaagaaaaatcatCAAATTTAAGTTGAGAATTATTGACCTATTTTTAAGCGCATTCCACACTTTCACCGATCCACATATGAATCTattacactactagaaaactaggtTTTTCCGACCGCAATTTTGGTCGCAAACCAGTCGCAATTGCCCTATTGCGACTGTTTTCCGACCGGAACTACAATCGGAAAAACACCCGTCGCAATTGCTCTATTCCGACTAAGTTGCGACTGCTTCTATCTTTTGCGACCTGGGTTTTGCGACTTTAATAATGGTCACAAATATTGCGACTGTTCCTGGTTTTGTGGGACTTCGATTGCGATGGTCTTGATGCGACCTTATTCCGACCGCATGCCTTTTACAAACTGCGATCGTTTTCCGACCGCTTGTCTTTTACCAACTGCGACCGTTTTGCAACTGATTGCCTTTTGAAAAATTGCGACCGTTTTTGCGGTCgcagtttttatttattttttaaaaattatt
This genomic interval carries:
- the LOC110899808 gene encoding protein LURP-one-related 10 isoform X2, with the translated sequence MYSNFVVDKATFFYSLDIQLSVYTRVVKTYRAFSLHNRWNVFKGESVSDSDMIFTAKTETMKFKANVIMMLANKMRSKDVCDLRIKGSWSMGNITIYKGDSSTVVAQMHKPQDTKYAANKFTATIQPNMDYACVVALFAIVEYEENPTLIGAAAKIKSYENTIDTVGNFITKK
- the LOC110899723 gene encoding protein LURP-one-related 10 → MMAQPSGAPVFPPFSVISPQFVTQEPLEIIVDSYPGRNLVISNINHKIMLKVQPCDTFTHYQSVLLDVNDKPIAMLQKQLSSTHSRWNVFKGESKSDSDMIFTAKNENMIQLKTNISMMLANKMRSNDVCDLRIKGSWSKGNFTIYRGNSSSEMARIHKPQSKKKYEAADKFTVTIQPNMDYACVVALLAIVDANEHPDDNTAMYTAAAKGSLSSARNIGDFLQV
- the LOC110899808 gene encoding protein LURP-one-related 10 isoform X1, with product MMAQPSGAPVFPPFSVIGPQFVTPEPLEIIVKKYPGRNLMITDTNHTIMFRVKECKTNRLQLALLDANEKPIVMLQKAFSLHNRWNVFKGESVSDSDMIFTAKTETMKFKANVIMMLANKMRSKDVCDLRIKGSWSMGNITIYKGDSSTVVAQMHKPQDTKYAANKFTATIQPNMDYACVVALFAIVEYEENPTLIGAAAKIKSYENTIDTVGNFITKK